AGCCTTGATCAAGCTCGATAATGGCGCTACCCTTACACTGGATGTGAGCTGGGCGGCGCATACGTCGATCGAGAACAGCGGACCTTATATTTACTTAATGGGTACTGAGGGCGGCGCTTCGTTGAAGAACGGCGAAGGGATGCTGCATGCCGAGCTGTTCGATCGGACGACCGATGTTACACTGTCCAAGCCCGTCAGCGACGAGGGCGCTCGCTTGCGAATGAACCGGCATTTCGTCGAATGTATTCGTGAAGGGCGAGAGCCGCTAACGTCGGCCATGTCCGGTCTTGCCAACAGTCTCGTGCTTGAGGCCATCTACGAATCGTCACGGACAGGCAGCATGATTCAGCTAGATTGGAGCTTAGACTAGAGCGATGAGTGAACTGCTGCAGCTTAACTTATACTTATTCAGTATGATTGGCACCATCGCATTCGCCATATCGGGTGCTGTCGTTGCGATGGAGGAGGAATATGACATTCTCGGCGTATTCGTCCTCGCACTTGTTACCGCCTTCGGCGGTGGCGTCGTGCGCAACGTGCTGATCGGTATTCCGGTGACGACACTATGGGGCCAGGGCATGTACTTCAAGATTGCGCTCGCCGCGGCGTTCCTCGTATTCATCGTTCCTGTCGTCTGGATCAAAAAGTGGAAGACGTGGGAGTCACTATTCGATGCGATTGGTCTATCGGCCTTCGCAATTCAAGGCGCCCTGTACGCGGTACAGCTGAAGGTTCCACTATCCGCAGTTATCGTCGCGGCGATGCTGACCGGCATCGGCGGAGGAATGATCCGCGACGTACTGGCCGGCCGCAAGCCGCTCGTGCTGCGTGATGAAATCTATGCCGTATGGGCGATGCTGTCTGGCCTCTTGATTGGATTAGGCTGGGTGCAGGGCTCGTGGCAGCTGCTTGTTCTATTCGCAGGGATCGTCGTGCTGCGCATGCTGTCGGTTCAGCTGAAGTGGAGGCTGCCGCGGCGGGCGATTAACTTGAACGAGGATCCTTCTATGGAGAAAAGCTAAGCGATCACAGATAAGCCGCACTACGCACCGAATCGTATCCAGTATTGACATATAAGGGGGCATCGTCGGTGACCAAATTCGAAGCTATGCAATCGTGGACGGAATGGAAGCTCGTTCCCGTGTCCTCGATTCAGGGGCGGCTGCAATCGGTTCGGCCGCTTCGTGAGGAAGAGCATGAGCAGTATGAGCTAACGAAGGATCAAGCAACAGGGGAGCACTATGTGCATTACTCGTATATGCACCGGAACATAGGGGCGATCGGCACGAGCGGTCAGGATGAGATCTTCCATCAGCTGCTGCCAGTCAGCTCAGATGATGTGCTCGGCATTCTGTTCGGCGAGCAGCCGTATACGTATCCGGAGCATTGGCGTACCTCGTTCCTGCGCAACGGGCCGGAAGGGGAATACGTCTGGTTCGATCCGTCGTATGTCGAGGAGGAGCAGCAATATGAGGCGGTGGGCCGCACGATTGTAGATGAGCTCGCGAGGTTCAAGGAGCAGGGTGATCTATCCGAGGAGGCGCTGCAGCGGCTCTTGGACCGACTGCTACCGGGGGATGACAAGAAGTAGCGACTACCTTGCGCGCATAATTTCGGAGCTGGGATTCATCCTAACACCTAAGGCGATTGTAGCCGAAAGGGGGACATTTGAGATGAATCAACGAACGCTTCGAGGTGCAGCAGCGCTGCTCGCAGCGGCGAGCTGCAGTGTGCTGATGCTGTCAGGCTGCGCCGGCAATAAGCCGAGTGAGGGCAAGCCCGGCGCTGGGCTGAACGATTATCGACAGCAGGCGCTGTATGATCGGGACTCACGCAATAATGAGGACCCATCGCTAGGGGTGAAGTCGCGCTGGGTTGAGGAAGAGGAGCAGCGGAAGGCACCTGAATATATTGGACGCAAGCAGCTGGATATGACGAATCGACATTATGCCAAATCTATGGGCTTCGACCCGCAGATTGCCGCCAAGGTGAATCGCATCGCCGGTGTCAGCTCCTCGATGGTAATGCTGACGGAGGTGAACGCCTACGTGGCGGTCGTTCTGGACGGGCACAGACCAGACGAAGAGGCGAACCCGGATACGATGAAGCACAAGGTGACCGAGACGGGCGGCACCGGATTGTTCGGTACCGGACAAGGTACACCGAATCGGATCTCTTGGACAGAATCCGGCGGTCTTGGCTACAGCAAGGCGGACGAGATTCGCAAGCTCGTGCTGTCGGTAGCGCCGACGAACATACAGGAAGTATACGTCACGGCTAATCCGAATTTTGTTCAGCGGCTTCGCTTTTATGCACAAGAAGAGCAAGCGCAAGGCAAGCTGACACCGTACATGAACGAATTCAATACGATGATCCAACATGTATTCCCCGACAGCACGAACACAAGACAATAATAGCGCGCGGCTTCAAGCCGCAAAAAAAACTCCTGACCTTGCATCCCGCAGTTGTAACGCGGTGCAAGCATCAGGAGTTTTTTTTATAGTACAGCCGAAGTGGTCTCATGGCTCAAACTTGTAGCCGACGCCCCAGACGGTCTTAATGTGCTTCGGCTCCTTCGGATCGGCCTCGACCTTCTTACGCAGATTCGTAATGTGAACGTCAACCGAGCGTTCAGTCACGAACGAGTCGATGCCGCGTATGTTGTTGAGCAGCTCCTCGCGAGAGAACACCTTGCCAGGGTATTGGCAGAAGTTACGCATAATCTCGAATTCCGAGTATGTCGTCTCGACCTGCTGTTGATGTACATAAATGCAGCGCTTCTCGAGATCGACCGTTACGACTGCTCTGTTCGCATCTGCTTGCGGTCTGCTTGGACCTAGTCCTTGCAGCGGAGCATTCATTCCGCTTCGGCGCAGCAGTGCGTTGGTACGAGCTGCGAGCTCCCTCATGCTGAATGGCTTGCATAAATAGTCGTCGGCCCCGATCATCAGCGCATTGACGCGCTCGGACACCTCGCTCTTCGCCGAGACGATCATAATCGGAACTCCGGATCGCATGCGAAGAAGCTTGCACAGTTCCAGCCCGTTCGTGTCAGGCAGCATGAGATCGAGAATAACGACATCTGGCTTATGCTCCTGAAACAGCTCCATCCCTTGCTTGCCGTCTCCTGCGCAATAGACGTTGTAATGCTCTTCACTTAAGTAGATCGAGATCATATCCGCGATGCTTTGGTCATCTTCAACCAGCAATATTTTAGGCATGACAGGGCACCTCAATTCTGTTAGCTTGCCTGAATGTACGGGAACGATATTCGTCCCCGAAGCTGACGCTGTCGGTTCTTCCCTTCATGCGTCTCAAGCTCACCTATCAGCTGAAATCGTTAAGATAATGTTAGGAAATGGATTCATAAATTAAGCATCGCTGTAAAACTTTCTAAATATGTACCAACGATAATGAAAGTATGCAGCAAGCACAGTATAACAAGAGCTGTCTCAGCCAATGTTCTACATAAAGAATCATCGAACAGGGGGAACCATTCATGATCATTCATTCCAATCTTGAGCTGGAGCAATTCATCCAGTCATGTGTCGACGATCTGAACCGTATGGTGGCAGGTCAAGGCCTGGCTCTAACTCATCCGCATGTTGTGGAGAAGAGCATGGAGCTAGACCTTCTCATCCTGAAGGCGATGCGCTTCAGGCACCGCGGTGCCTGTCCGGTCTAAATGCAGCACGACTACGTCGGAAGGTAGCCTGAATGCGCAGGACAAGCCTAGAGACGGAAAGAAGAAACGCGGTCTGCTTTATAAGCACCACGTTTCTCCCCATTCCTGCACCGCATCCATGACAGGCTGCAGCGCCTTCCCTTTGTCCGTGAGCTGATACTCAATACGAACCGGCGTCTCCGGATATACATGACGGCTTATGATACCCGCGGCCTCGAGCTCCTTGAACCGTTCAGCGAGCATCCGATCGCTCATTCCGGGAATCATCTCGGATATATCCTTGAAGCGGCGTGGCCCCTGGACCAATGCACGGACGATCAAGCCCGTCCATCGCTTACCTAATATTTCGAATGCAGCCTCAAATCTCGGACACAGTGGTTGTAAATGATCTGACATGGCATTTCACCTCTTCGTATGTTTATTTTAACATAAGTAGCTTCGGTAAAGTAAGACATTTGTAAAGATAACGAGAACATTTTCAACATCATCGGGCGAAACGCACCATCGCTCGGTGGTTTTTTTACGTTCACCGTTGATTTTCGCCTCCATTCGACAGCTCTATTGTAAATTTTGGTTGAAAATTCGATACAAGTGAAGTATAACTGCGATAGGACATTCTTCGTATATGGAACAGGAGGAAGCGGATTGTATTCTTCATATGGATCCCCATTATCGGGTCAAGCTAAAAAAATGATGCTGCTCGGCTCTGGCGAGCTCGGCAAGGAGGTCGTGCTCGAGGCCCAGCGTCTAGGCGTGGAGACGATTGCTGTCGACCGATACGCCGATGCTCCAGCGATGCAGGTGGCGCACCGTTCCCATGTCATCAATATGCTGGATGGCGTCGCGCTGCGCGCGATCATCGAGCAGGAGAAGCCGGATCTCATCGTGCCGGAGATCGAGGCGATCGCTACACCGACGCTCGTTGAGCTCGAGGCAGAGGGCTATCGGGTCGTGCCGACGGCGAACGCTGCGAGATTGACGATGGACCGCGAGGGCATTCGCCGTTTGGCGGCAGAGACACTCGGCCTGCCTACAGCCAAGTATGCGTTCGCCGATAGTCTGGAGGAGCTGCACGCCGCCATAGCCGAGATTGGGACGCCGTGCGTCATTAAGCCGATCATGAGCTCCTCAGGCAAGGGACAGAGCGTGTGCCGCACACCGGATGATGTAGAGCAGTGCTGGAGCTATGCCGTTGAAGGCGGTCGAGCGAAGCTGACGCGTGTCATCGTGGAGCAATTCATCCACTTCGAATCTGAGATTACGCTGTTAACTGTGCGCTCTGTGAACGGTACGACATTCTGCGCCCCGATCGGACATATTCAGAAGGACGGCGACTATATCGAATCGTGGCAGCCGCACGCGATGTCAGACGAGCAGATCAAGCAGGCAGAGTCGATTGCACTTGCGATTACAGAGGCGCTCGGCGGCTGGGGACTGTATGGCGTAGAGCTGTTCCTCGCACCAGATCAGGTGTACTTCAGCGAGGTGAGCCCGCGTCCGCATGATACGGGTATGGTGACGATGGCGACTCAGGATCTGTCTGAATTCGCGCTGCACGTCAGGGCGATTCTAGGGCTGCCGATTCCGAACGTGCGCGTCTTGACGCCGGGAGCCTCGTACACGCTCAAGGCGGATCGGGACAGCACCAGCTTCCGTATCGCAGGTGTCGAGTTGGCGCTAGACCAGCCGAATACGCAGGTGCGGCTGTTCGGCAAGCCGGAGACGAAGCCAGGCAGACGGATGGCGGTCGCGCTCAGCTCCGGCGAGACGGTGGAGCAGGCACGCGAGCTTGCGAAGCAGGCGGCTCAGAAGCTGCATATCGAATATTTGTAGAAAAAGGGCTCGATGTGCGAAACGATTGACCTTCTGCCGCGTAGTAGGTTACGGACAACGATGATTCGGCCTGACACGACTAATGATATGGAGAGCAGAAAGGGAGAGGATCGCAATGAACGCCCACGAAATTGATTACCGTATTCAAGGCTCGGAGATGCAGTATGTCGAAATTGAGCTCGATCCTTCAGAGAGTGTTATCGCAGAGGCAGGCAGCCTCATGATGATGGATCAAAATATTCAGATGGAGACGATATTCGGAGATGGCAGCGACCAAGGCAAAGGGCTGATGGGCAAGCTGTTCGGTGCGGGTAAGCGGTTGTTGTCTGGAGAAAGCTTGTTCATGACGTTGTTCACGAACCGCGGCAGCGGCAAGGAGACAGTCAGCTTCGCTTCTCCGTATCCAGGCCGCATTATGGCGATGGACCTGTCCGAGCTGAACGGGAAGATCGTCTGCCAGAAGGATTCGTTCCTATGCGCCGCGAAGGGCGTCTCGATCGGGATCGACTTCCAGCGCAAGCTGGGGGCAGGCTTCTTCGGCGGCGAAGGCTTCATCATGCAGAAGATCGAGGGCGACGGGCTGGCCTTCGTGCATGCAGGCGGCACGATCTGTGAGAGAGAGCTGAAGCCGGGAGAGATGATTCGCGTAGACACCGGCTGCCTCGTCGCGATGACGAAGGATGTCAACTACGACATCGAATTCGTGAAGGGGATCAAGACGGCGTTGTTCGGCGGCGAAGGGTTGTTCTTCGCTACGCTGCGCGGACCTGGCCGTGTATGGATCCAGTCGCTGCCGTTCAGTCGCTTGGCGGATCGAGTCATCAGCGCAGCTGGACCGGCCGGACGCAAGGAAGAAGGCAGTCTGCTCGGCGGTCTGCTTGACGGCAATCGCTAACCGCGGTAAGATTTGATATACTGTAGTAACGCTGTACATACATGTAGCAGTTGACTATCTAGGAAAGGGTGCTGAGTATGTCATATAATCCGCAGGTCGTCGAAGCGAAAATCGTCAGCAGCAATCCGAACAACGGGCTGTACGAGATCGTCGCGCAGCTGAAGGATCGGACCGTATGCCGGATCACCTTCGAGAAGGACGAAGCCGGCAGCACCAGAGTGACGAACATTAACCGTCTCTTGAAGGAGCCTTGCCCGATCTGCCGCAAGGACTTCTTGTGTAACTGCATGACGCGGTTCAAGGAAACGATCTTCGATCAAGCGATTGAGAAGGTTGAGCTGCCTCAAGCTTAATGTAGTTCGTTCACAGCTAAACGTCAGTCATAAAGCGCTCGCAGTTGATGCGGGCGCTTTTGGCGTCCGTACAGCCAGTAGCTGTTCGGAGAGCCGCCCTCTGATGGGCGGCAATTGCGGTTGGTTCTCGGGCTGGCAGTATGGTAAAATAAAGAAAGGCTTAAGCGGAGGTGATGACTTGCGAATTGGAGTTGTAGCGGATACGCATCTCCGTGCAAGGCATAGCACGTTGCCGAAGGCGCTCGTTCACGTGCTCACTGGCGTAGATCTAATCGTTCATGCAGGAGATTGGATGGATCCTTCCATCGTTCGATTGTTTGAGTCGATCGCGCCGGTGGAAGCCGTCGCCGGCAATAACGACGGCGAAGAGCTGGCTGCGCGCTTCGGCTACAGGAAGGTGCTCGAACTTGCCGGCTTTCGAATTGGGCTTGTGCATGGTGACGGGGGACGCTCGACGCCGGACACGGCGTATGCGGCATTTTGCAGCAGCGATTCCGCTCACGATTCGATCGATGCGATTATATTCGGTCATTCACACATCCCTTATGAAGAGGTTCGTCATGGTGTTCTGTTGTTTAACCCCGGTTCGCCTACCGACAAGCGCCGACAGTCGCTCTATTCATTCGGTACTCTGGAGCTAGGGGACACCATTCAAGCACGGCATTACTACTATGAGGATAAGAGCTAATGCATATTTCAACAGAAGGAAGGAATAGACTAATGGCACAATGGAAGGAAATTACGACGACCGAGCAATGGACGGAAGCGTGGACGGCAAGCGGCGAGAAGCCGTTCGTTATTTTGAAGCATAGCACCGCATGTCCGGTCAGCTTCAGTGCTCTTGAAGAATTCGAGTCCTACCTTGGCAAGACTCCGAACGAGGATGTCGAGTATTTGCTCGTCAAGGTCATTGAGTCCCGTCCGGTGTCGAATCAGATCGCTGAGGAGACAGGCGTGAAGCACGCCTCGCCTCAAGTTTTGTACGTGAAGAACAAGGAGACGGTCTGGAACACGTCGCACTGGTCAATTACAGAAAAGCATATGACAGCTGTTCTAAACTAAAATCCGCATGCTGGATGGAAGGGAGCTGAAATTCATGGGAGTGAGATCTTTTTCCTTTTTTTCCGGGGCGCTATATAGAAGGAAGGTATGTCAGGTGTACGTGCCTGACAGCTATGAGCAGGATGAAGACCGTCGTTATCCGGTCGTGTACTTGCTGCACGGCTTATACGGTGATGCGACAAGCTGGACGGTGAAGGGGAACGCGGAAGCAACCTTGAATGCGATGATCGCCTCCAAGCAGCTGAGCGATTGTATCGTCGTCATGCCTGACGATGGCGGTTACGGTCATGGAACGTTCTACATTAACTGGTACGATGGCACAGGACGCTTTGAGGACTACATCCTGTACGATCTGATTCCTGCTGTCGATCGGGAATTCCGTACGATAGCGGACCGTGCGATGCGTTCGGTCGTTGGTCTATCGATGGGCGGCTACGGAGCGGTCGTGCTGTCGCTGCGTAATCCGGACACGTTCGGAGCGGCGGCCAGCATCTCCGGTGTACTCATGTCGGTATCGTTCATCTCCGACCAGGAGCTGCGAACGGAGGTGCCTCGCATGATCGGTCCGCTGCACGGTCCGCATGCGAAGGAGGTCGACGTGCACATGCTTGCTGCAAGAAGGGCGAGAGAAGAGCAGAAGCCTGCGCTTCATATGAATTGCGGTCGTTCAGACTTCCTGTATCCGGTTAATCTTGCATTCAAGGCGACACTCGAGCACCTTGGGTACGAGCATGAATATATGGAGTTTGATGGGGAGCACAATTGGGACTATTTCGGCACGCACCTCGTGGAAGCGTTAACGTTCATTGAGCGAACACAGCACCGTTCATGCGAGGGTGAGTCGCCGTCCTTCTAGATGATGACGATCAACCGTTGATGTACAAGACGAAATCCCGTCCTGCTTGCAAGCTGAGAAGCTTCAGGCAGGACGGGATTTCGTCGTTCTTCGTTCTTATCCACATTCACTGGACCTCTCGGGAGCGCCGCCTTGCTCCTTCGTCTGACTGATCAGAAAGGGATAGCTGGCCTCTAGCGCAGATATTTTCCGCCTCGCTCCCCAGCTGGCGTATAGTCGGTGCGCCTCGGTAAGCAGAGGTAAGGCCGCCTTGAAGTTGCCGAGCTGAATGTAATACTTCGCCGCACACTCATTGGCGGTCGCTTCATCGTGTAAGAACCGATTCATCTTGGCAACATCAATGGCTTTCATGTAGTACGTTGCAGCAGCATCCGTATGATGCTGGGCCCGGTGCCACTCTGCCTCAACGAGCAGGAGCAGATGCTTGAAGTTGTCGGGTGAATGCTTAGACCATTTGCTGAGGAAGCGTATTGTGAATTGGATCTTTGCTTTATATTGCTTGCGTTCGGCTGCGGACGCGTCTTGGAATAGGCCGCATAGCACCATGGCATATAAGTAATGATGATAATGGACCTGGATACAGCCGATCAGATGCTTCAGCATGAGCTCTGCCTTCTCCAGCAGCGCCTGCGCCTCCTTCAGATCATTCATGATGAAACAGGCACGACTGTGAAGCAAGTAATACAAATGAACGACGAAGTAATTGGTTAAGGATTCTATATGACTCGTCTCCTCCTCGGTGAGAAGGGAGCTTCGTCCGATGCTCTCCTTCTGACTGTAAGGAAATGTGCGGGACTGTGTTTGTCCCAAATAAAGCATGAAGCGCTGCATCATCGTAAGTGCCAGGCCAATATCCTTATCAGGCGTTCGTTGAATAAAGCTGGTATACTGCTCGCTCTCGTGCAGCACCACATCAAGCCGGTCCCCCTTCGTCAGCTGCAAAAAACAGCTTAGCACGATGGCATATCCAGCATAAATGAAGTTTCCGGAGGAGGACCCATCTCGATAAGCTTTCTTCAATCGCTCTACATTATGATCCAGATGCTCCTGTAGCTGGTGCGTGAAGGCGCCATATTTGAAATACAGCTTGCTCCTCACGGATTGCTTCGGGTACACTTCCTCCAGGCGAAGCGCAATTTGTCCGAATGCCTGACCAGTATTCAAGAGGCCGAACAGTGCGCTCATGATGACTCCGTACGAGGAATAGGACAGCGCGCTCCCTTCGGCATGCCCATGCTTAAGCGAATAATTGAACATGCGCAGCATGAGGTAGATGTACAGGTTGGAGTTGGTCAAGTAAGAGGGCGCGATCATGCTGACGAGAAACCGGATTATGGTCAGTTGTGCGGGATCGTGTATAGCCGGCAGCTCCAGTAAGTCATCCATGCTGCGGAAGCTTCTATGCCAGAACGATTGGACGAGCTCATACACGATGTGTGTACGGCTGATCGTTGAAGGTATATGGAAGCCGAGAAGCTGCAGCCCTTCAAGGCCGATGCGGAGCGCCTCGTTATGCTGACTCATATTCGTGTAGAGAACGATCATCCGGTTATAGGCATCGGCCTTCTCGAGCTTGGTCCGCGCTTGCTGCAGTACCGAAGCGAAGGTAAGCTTCGCCTCCTCGAATTGTCCGCACAAGTATTCCAGCTCTGCCTTCTCCAGTTGTAACGAGAAGGAGAGCTCGTACTGCTGGTCCCACGCATCAACGGGCAGCAGCTGTAAGCCGATCGCTGCGTAGCGCAGACCATTGCTGTAGTCGTGAAGCGACTTCGCCTCTAGGCACGCCCGGAGGTTAACTGCCGCAAGCCGGTATCGCTCG
Above is a genomic segment from Paenibacillus sp. YYML68 containing:
- a CDS encoding YhcN/YlaJ family sporulation lipoprotein, which produces MNQRTLRGAAALLAAASCSVLMLSGCAGNKPSEGKPGAGLNDYRQQALYDRDSRNNEDPSLGVKSRWVEEEEQRKAPEYIGRKQLDMTNRHYAKSMGFDPQIAAKVNRIAGVSSSMVMLTEVNAYVAVVLDGHRPDEEANPDTMKHKVTETGGTGLFGTGQGTPNRISWTESGGLGYSKADEIRKLVLSVAPTNIQEVYVTANPNFVQRLRFYAQEEQAQGKLTPYMNEFNTMIQHVFPDSTNTRQ
- a CDS encoding aspartyl-phosphate phosphatase Spo0E family protein, which produces MIIHSNLELEQFIQSCVDDLNRMVAGQGLALTHPHVVEKSMELDLLILKAMRFRHRGACPV
- a CDS encoding trimeric intracellular cation channel family protein; this translates as MSELLQLNLYLFSMIGTIAFAISGAVVAMEEEYDILGVFVLALVTAFGGGVVRNVLIGIPVTTLWGQGMYFKIALAAAFLVFIVPVVWIKKWKTWESLFDAIGLSAFAIQGALYAVQLKVPLSAVIVAAMLTGIGGGMIRDVLAGRKPLVLRDEIYAVWAMLSGLLIGLGWVQGSWQLLVLFAGIVVLRMLSVQLKWRLPRRAINLNEDPSMEKS
- a CDS encoding metallophosphoesterase family protein — its product is MRIGVVADTHLRARHSTLPKALVHVLTGVDLIVHAGDWMDPSIVRLFESIAPVEAVAGNNDGEELAARFGYRKVLELAGFRIGLVHGDGGRSTPDTAYAAFCSSDSAHDSIDAIIFGHSHIPYEEVRHGVLLFNPGSPTDKRRQSLYSFGTLELGDTIQARHYYYEDKS
- the purT gene encoding formate-dependent phosphoribosylglycinamide formyltransferase, with translation MYSSYGSPLSGQAKKMMLLGSGELGKEVVLEAQRLGVETIAVDRYADAPAMQVAHRSHVINMLDGVALRAIIEQEKPDLIVPEIEAIATPTLVELEAEGYRVVPTANAARLTMDREGIRRLAAETLGLPTAKYAFADSLEELHAAIAEIGTPCVIKPIMSSSGKGQSVCRTPDDVEQCWSYAVEGGRAKLTRVIVEQFIHFESEITLLTVRSVNGTTFCAPIGHIQKDGDYIESWQPHAMSDEQIKQAESIALAITEALGGWGLYGVELFLAPDQVYFSEVSPRPHDTGMVTMATQDLSEFALHVRAILGLPIPNVRVLTPGASYTLKADRDSTSFRIAGVELALDQPNTQVRLFGKPETKPGRRMAVALSSGETVEQARELAKQAAQKLHIEYL
- a CDS encoding TIGR00266 family protein, whose amino-acid sequence is MNAHEIDYRIQGSEMQYVEIELDPSESVIAEAGSLMMMDQNIQMETIFGDGSDQGKGLMGKLFGAGKRLLSGESLFMTLFTNRGSGKETVSFASPYPGRIMAMDLSELNGKIVCQKDSFLCAAKGVSIGIDFQRKLGAGFFGGEGFIMQKIEGDGLAFVHAGGTICERELKPGEMIRVDTGCLVAMTKDVNYDIEFVKGIKTALFGGEGLFFATLRGPGRVWIQSLPFSRLADRVISAAGPAGRKEEGSLLGGLLDGNR
- a CDS encoding alpha/beta hydrolase family protein, with protein sequence MGVRSFSFFSGALYRRKVCQVYVPDSYEQDEDRRYPVVYLLHGLYGDATSWTVKGNAEATLNAMIASKQLSDCIVVMPDDGGYGHGTFYINWYDGTGRFEDYILYDLIPAVDREFRTIADRAMRSVVGLSMGGYGAVVLSLRNPDTFGAAASISGVLMSVSFISDQELRTEVPRMIGPLHGPHAKEVDVHMLAARRAREEQKPALHMNCGRSDFLYPVNLAFKATLEHLGYEHEYMEFDGEHNWDYFGTHLVEALTFIERTQHRSCEGESPSF
- a CDS encoding helix-turn-helix domain-containing protein is translated as MSDHLQPLCPRFEAAFEILGKRWTGLIVRALVQGPRRFKDISEMIPGMSDRMLAERFKELEAAGIISRHVYPETPVRIEYQLTDKGKALQPVMDAVQEWGETWCL
- a CDS encoding response regulator transcription factor, giving the protein MPKILLVEDDQSIADMISIYLSEEHYNVYCAGDGKQGMELFQEHKPDVVILDLMLPDTNGLELCKLLRMRSGVPIMIVSAKSEVSERVNALMIGADDYLCKPFSMRELAARTNALLRRSGMNAPLQGLGPSRPQADANRAVVTVDLEKRCIYVHQQQVETTYSEFEIMRNFCQYPGKVFSREELLNNIRGIDSFVTERSVDVHITNLRKKVEADPKEPKHIKTVWGVGYKFEP
- the ytxJ gene encoding bacillithiol system redox-active protein YtxJ, translated to MAQWKEITTTEQWTEAWTASGEKPFVILKHSTACPVSFSALEEFESYLGKTPNEDVEYLLVKVIESRPVSNQIAEETGVKHASPQVLYVKNKETVWNTSHWSITEKHMTAVLN